One Candidatus Nitrososphaera evergladensis SR1 genomic window, AGTACGCCAGATCGTTGACGGTAGTTTTTGCCATCATCAAACAGCTGCAGCCTTTGGTGGTGATTCAAACAGGACGTCTCTTATGATGTGATCTGCAACCTGCTGGACGCCCTGGCCGGACTTGCAGTTGACAAACACGTACGGCTTGCCGCCCCGGATTGCCTTTGCATCGCCTTCCATCACGGCAAGGTCGGCGCCAACGTAGGGAGCAAGGTCTATCTTGTTTATGACCAAGAGGTCGCAGGTCTCTATCCCAAGCCCCCTCTTTCTCGGATACTTGTCGCCTCCGGACACGTCTATTATATAGATGAAATAGTCTGCAAGTGCAGGGCTGAAGGTAGTGGTGATGTTGTCTCCGCCGCTTTCAATCAGTATGAGGTCAAGGTAGCCGTGCTTGGACTCCATTTCCTCCACGACCGAAATGTTCATCGACGGGTCTTCCCTGACTGCAGTGTGCGGGCATCCGCCCGTTG contains:
- the ureG gene encoding urease accessory protein UreG translates to MSSNTATAKRIPRVGIGGPVGSGKTMLIEMVVPILASKGYKAGIISNDVISREDADRMRKNLATRQHLMPEELVIGLATGGCPHTAVREDPSMNISVVEEMESKHGYLDLILIESGGDNITTTFSPALADYFIYIIDVSGGDKYPRKRGLGIETCDLLVINKIDLAPYVGADLAVMEGDAKAIRGGKPYVFVNCKSGQGVQQVADHIIRDVLFESPPKAAAV